In Carassius auratus strain Wakin chromosome 48, ASM336829v1, whole genome shotgun sequence, the genomic window gtaaacaaaaaatatatataaattttttttttttaaatatttaatttcctgttttagtattttattatatatatatatatatatatatatatatatatatatatatatatatatatatatatataatatttttatgatagaAAATATTATAGAAGGCCATttttgccactgaataaaaataatacttttaatatgtAATTGCGATTCCGAGTTTCTCAGAATTCTGATGTAATAACTTGCAATtcgactttattttttataacaaattgcaattaccttgttttctttcatgtttagtggcggaaacgggcttccatagaatatatttttgaaaatgagtatGATACAAAATAATCATCTAAATTATGTGATAAATGGTTTAAgtcaaaagtaaaagtaatcaaaaagaaGTCAAAATGCATTACCTATAATGTGTATTCTAATAGATttggttaaataataatttaccaaCTACAAATCAGTAACAGTCTACAGTTGTTAATTAACCGACTCAGCTCTGGTACTGTAATTCATCTTACATTGTTTGTGCTTCAGACATTAATAATTCCACAACTAATACGGCTAGTAGAGGAGAGTTGTGTTAGAACTTTTTTGTGCCATCAGACTTAAAATTTTTGCCAGGTGGATGATAAAAAGGGCAGCAAAATcccatacacttttaaaaatatgttatgtattGGCCACGATGGTTCCATGAAGGCCTTTTATTATCCATTGAATCTTTCTTGTGCACTAAAgtctttatagtgaaaaaaatttctttagattattaaaaatgtttttcactgggaagggaccctagcaaccaacctATGTAGTTGCAGCTTTTGcatggacaaaaacacacacatttgaatCAGAAAATGCTTCAATCTGATTTTGAATGCTTTCTCTTTCCATCGCAGGACTCGGGACATCCTTGCACAGCAAATGATCCAGACAGCTGCCTCACCCCTGTCTCTCCCCAGCACTTTATAGACCTCTTCAAGTTCTGAAATCCAGAATGTTGTTGGACCTCTCGTCTTGCGATCTCCTTTGGATCACCTGCAAACAAACACCTCGAACACTCATAGAACATTTTCAACTTTTCAACTCAGTGCTCCAAACCATGTCCTTTCCTCTCCTCTTTTAGGTTTCCCAGACAGTTGTGCTGTGATTAATATGTCAAATGTCCAACAGTGTAACCAATGACTGAATTTTCTGCTGCCTCACCCAAACTTTAAGGGCTTATGGAAAGATGTCATAATATTAATGTTCCTTACATAtttgtccacttttttttttcctcgttgTGTTCTTAGACAATTCATCTGTTCTTTAAGCACAGAAAGATGGGAGATGAACAGCAAGAAAAGGCGGGATATGTGAAGTTAAGAGTGTTTGttaaagggaaaaaagaaaaacttgattTTGGGAAAGACAAACTGAAGTGAAAAGAGATCCTAAGCAGAGATTATATTGTCTTTTCATGTATGTATTTTCATTTCTATACCAATGAAATGCACGTCAGAAGTAGTCCTAGGTAATGTTTACGTGAGCTCTCGTGTTGTTTTGTCAtgctgtgtgtatatatttgatGCGTCAACACTAAAGTGTACATTTACTGCACAAGACAACTTTTTACGATACACTTTTGTCAAATCTGTCGTGAGGGCAGATGGAATATCCAATGTAAGCCTTGCTATTTatgaacaaatgtattttatatccTTTTTCTGAACTTTGTAATATTCCGTTACTATTCCAGTAATTTAAATGTCATTGAAATGGCTGTGTATGATGTGTTTGGTACTATCAAGCATTTGCAAGAAACAAAGTtacctaaaataattaaaagtcttGTTGTATTGGTATGGTCTCAAACTTGTGGTGAACACAATCGGTgagatggatcctctgcagtgaatgggtgccgtcagaatgagagtctaaacagctgataaaacatcacaataatccatgcAACTCCAATCAAGCAGTTATTTTCTTGTCAAAAgaagttgcatgtttgtaagaaacaaatccatcaagatgttttaaccttaaaccattaCTTATCTATCTGTAATACTGCTTTCTTCAGTATAAAATAATCTCGTATGAATCAGGAGAGCAACATACACAGATCATGCAACATTTACAAGCGAAAACATTTAAAGAGCAGTTCTAAATAAAATGTGGATTTCATCTGAAGCTAAAAGGTTTAaagttaaatagcctaaatgatggatttgttttattataaacacatttttcataaacataaaaaaatgggaGGGAGGGGGTGCTTGTTTATAAAGTAAATTTTATTCAGATTCACCAATTTATCTGAACCCCTGGAACTACAGCATCttattgtttgtatttaaatcataatacaaaaaaaaaacattcagtagtAAAATCAAAGTCCCTAAATATAAAGAGCAAAATCTGAAACTAACAATTTGTAATCATCGTTCAAAGTTCAAACACATATTTGTACTATACTAGTTATATAAAGCTACTATGAACAACTAAGAGCAGCAAACCCACTTACGTTCAGAATCTGCTTACAAATAATCTCTTGAAATCTGCAACAAGACACTCAGTCATGTTCTTCTAGCAAACCAAAGATCTTAGAGGCGCTTCAATGGGATCGGCCAAAGGTTtatacacaatacattttacatcaGTCTTATAAATGatgattgtcatttttatcatgtTGAGGGTGTTAGAAGAGAACTATCATGTGATcactacaaaatgaattttaagtCGAGGCACTGCAAGAAAAACACTTCATGATAAAACAGCACAGCTCTTGAGGTCTTTGGAAGGCTTCAACTAATAATGTTTGTAACAATCGTTACTATTAAGCATTATTAATGAGACCTGGATGCTCATTCCTTTCCTGAAAAACCAACCAGTTTAGAACTTCGTTTCAACCCTAGAAGACTGTGTTTTTCCCCCCCAAATGAGTCCAATGATTATAATTAGCAGTTTGATTAAAGCTCAAAATCTCCAGCGACAGGACCAAGCACATACAACTGAAAACTGTTCCCTGTTAAAGTCTAAAGCCGCAGTAAACTCTTCTTTGTTACTGAAAAGTGGCACTGAATATATTGCTAGCATGATCAATATAGCGAGTAGTTTGGGATTATAGCAAGGAAATGACTGCATAGAGTAATTAGAGGACATTACGATTGTGAATCAGCAGGCAGTAGCGACTGTAAATCTACGAATGAAGGTGTTTCTACATCATTTCACATTCATTCTTGATTTACACAGCGGAATAAATTAACCACAGCTGAATCGAAGATTCGAGCATTACACACAAAGCGTCGATCTCTCGTCACGAGTGATTATCGCGACTGAGAATCTCACTGAGATTAATCGGCGCTGATAAAATGTAGATTTAAAGAGACAGAGTTTACATACAAATTAGATATtccgtcatcatttattcacccttatgtcatctaaaacctgtttgattttattctgCGAAAAAGAGAAGTTTAcctaaatgactgaatgaattCTGAATTCTCAGGCCGTTTCTCAGGTAACTTTATTGTGTAAAAAAACCAAAAAACTCATAATACAGTCATTTGGACTATATTTACTctaattttattgtcattttatcaGCTATTAAGTCTTGGTCTGGGTAGCACCATTTTTTTTGGACAGGGATGAAACAAGGGTTGTAGGGGATAGAAGTACAGTGCACTCGGTTTAAAACATTACTGAGTCTTTCTGAAAAGCTTTCAGAAGATAAAAAACGAAATAAAGCAGTTTTGAAAGTTGTATACAGTACGTACCACTGTCCACAGCCTCATTATCATTATTCAATATGGCGTCTGACTGAGGTTTATGCTTCTAGCATGACTAAGTCTATGGTTCTTGAGACATTCGGCTAATCTAcatcttttgtgctccacagaataaacagataaaaacaaacgGGTTTGAAATGAGGGGGAATAAACAATGACAAGAtttccatttttggttgaactctctctttgagtgtttaaatgtcatttaaccTTTAAAAGTAATTTACAAAACGCCATGGTGATGTCAGACACCAACTAGGAGTACATCCAGTGATTTCAAACGAGGAGGCTTCATTCAAAAATTGGAAGCGCATTTTATATCAAATGGGAAAGTTGACAGGCACTGGAAGCAGGCACTCTTGGTCTGAGGGTCCTACTCTTCACATCTTCATATCAGTGGGCTGTCCAATCAGAGCTAGTTTTCAAGGGGGTGTGGCCAACCGTTTAGACAttgaaatggaaattattttagCCCCTCCCAGTTATTCTCTGATAGGCTGGCTGGACTTCGGCGACGAACTGCGGCTAATTTATCTCGCGCCCGAGCCGCCCACTGGGCAGGGCCACCGGTCTGTGATTCAGTCAGACTAGCGTAACGAGACGAGTCCTCCTCTGAACCCAAGCCAACCCAGGACGGCAAGCCCAGAGAGTGCGGCAGAGACAGTGACAGCGGGGAAGACAGCGGGGACGAGTCACTCTTCTTCTCCGGCTCATTTATTCCCTCCTCCACCCCGTCGTTCAGCTGAGGCGGCTCCCAGCCCTCAATCTTGTCAATCTTCCTCGTAGGTGTGATTTGCTTCATCGTCATGGTGATGCTGTCCCACAGACAGTGCGCTTTGTCTTTTTCCGAGTGGGCTTTACTCTTGTCGTCCTCCCAGTTTTTCTTAGCAGACCTGGGAGAGAATGAAGCAGCAGGATTTATTGTAAGGTGAAAATGTTCTACCCTCAAAAATGATTAAAACCACTGGTACTGCTTgcatagctgaaaaaaaaaaatttatatatatatattatacacacacacacactcaatcttaATATTTGCTTATATGAAAGTGTAAAGGGATCAACAGTGAATATATTatgctgtatgtacagtatgatgTTTGGTTATGTGTCATAATGGCACAAGCAGCCACATACTGTCCAGTGCTTCAGCAGAAAGGACAGAGGCCGGGCCACAGGGTGCGGTTTCCATTTCAGACacttaagccgcgtttccaccgcaggaactttacccaggaactagggactttggcctggtacttggtgtgtttccaccgcaggaaccaggaactaaataaagttccgggtaaaaaaatgcccctcagaaagtccctgctggcgaggtggtactttttcagagttccggaactttcgggggcgggactttggcgctaaacattctgattggttgagttcacgcagcattggttgagttcaaccaccatttattcagatcaacattttcaaaatattactcttattgtgtcatgaaatgtaattttaaaagtatttcaggcgagaatgtagttgtttaaaactcaaatctgtggtttatttataaagacagtgcctatttaaaaatgtgtttcgccgatctcagagacggtaagctccactcgatcagcgggagctcagtcctcatgtatccgcagagagcagcctcatctcggatagatcttctgatatgtgccgctggctctgatgtctcttcagtggttaaacataaaatataattcagctgcggggtaaatctaacaggttttctttggtctgtattcaatttatctatatgttaaaatgaaaataaattttttttataatataatattataaatataatatttcgtttcattgtaatggctgcatatacacatatccctgaactaagtacatttccgcagctgttattatgcttaaatgaaaaccaaaggaggcagtggtattttatatcctatttcgttttattgtaaatatacagagaggaaaattacaggattcgcgtcgtcgctgacatcacactccccagccgaatgcacaaagtcagaactaactaccgatgatgcacgtccaaaatcagcgtaccttttttttttttttaatcagcgtactttgtattgagaaacgcgcagacctacgtcaccagtctatttgcctaatctacccggtactttacaccgtggtggaaacgcagaaagcaacaggcctggggggaaaaaagttcctgggaaaaaaagttcctggtacaaatgttccgggtaatttcggtggaaacgcggcattactTAATGGTTCAGTTTAACGTAAGACTATATTTATGTCCAAAAACATATATGTTAGATTTTCCATTGCTATGTAAAGATATATTTATCTCTATTTTTACTGCATACAGTAGCCGTATCTTCATTTCTAGGCACTCAAATGTGCCGTTTGTACGTCTCTGCTGGTAAAATACTTTTTCCTAATCCAACTTTAATATGCAGAGTCACCTCTAAACAAGCCACTAGTTCATTTCCCCCACAGACTGACTGTAAACACCGTGGCTCTGTGCTGGTTTTACAACATGGCTTTGTTGGTTTCAGAAGCCCAACATGTCAATTTCTGGCTCAACTAATggtgtgagtttgaggcagaccaAAAGATTTGAACAATGTGGTTTTGAATTTTCCCACCAAGCTCATCCAATGCAGAGACGCCTGTAAAGAAGCACATAAATCATTGTATTCTAttttaaacatcttttgtgtctgtgtgtatgtacaAACATCCGataatcatctcaaaaacatttgaTTGATGTACATTCTATTTCTTAAACATCAAAAAATAGAATGTTCAAGCTCCTGAAAtgactagaagaaaaaaaaaataatgtctacATTTTCATTTGGAAGCTGTAATGAAATGAAACCTcacaaataagaataagaatagaaAAAATGCATCAATAAATGGTTATGCAATATAAAAAACCAATTTAGGTTACCCATCCCTGTTAACTATGTACAATCATCTAAATTTATTGCAATCATCTCAAAAATACATATGGGAATTTTGGGACTTGCGAAACATACTTAATTTAGCTTTAGCTTACCCTCTTCTGTGAGAGACGGTGACTCCTGTCAGCAAGAAGTGTTCATCGTCCTGAGACGGAAACAACTTCTTGTCTCCTTTTTCTCGCTTTGATTTTACCTTCTTTGACTTCGAATCCTACAAAAGGTCAAAAACAGAGTCACAAACCATGCAGAAATTGCTCGTTTATTCATACAATAGGACTCTGGGCAGAGTAAAGCGACTGTTGGTGTGTTATGTGTCAGAAAGGCTCAGCTTTGGTTTCTCAGCGAGACAGAAATACAGATGGTAAGAGATGATTGCAGGTTTAAGCCTGGCACAGAGACAGCTAATCACAAAGACACACTTCATCTTGGATGCAGGAGAAGAAAGCGGTGTCTGACGGACAGAAGGCCAGACATCTgagcagacgtgtgtgtgtgtgtgtgttttgggtcattctGCAATCTGACGCATTCCTTCAGACTCCCTCCTGCCTGCTTCCAGTATGACCCTCAGGATTTGAAATACCGACCCGGCTTTGCAGCTTATTATATAGAAAAGTACCTTTGACACAATTTCTCGCTCACTTTCGCAAGTTGTTCAGTTTTTTCTGAATGGCCTTGTACAGAATGTTCTTCCCTCGactgaaaaaagtatcatattTCCTTCCAAaatttagaatttaaatttttattattattattattttgtaagcaCATCATAGTAGTTTTGTTGCACTGGATGATTTTAATTACAGCAATGAGAATAATTTTTGAATTATGGTAATGAGAATTTCTGGGGATTTTCTGTTAAGCACCTAAAAAACAAGTGAAACATGTTTACGTGGAAAATCATACATTTCAAACAACTAAATCATTCTAGCATCCAAAGGAGAAGCTTTTAGCAATTGACTAAAAATTATAACttccttaaatgttttttttaatgtttgatttgtttATGCTTATATAGAGAATTACTTTATATGCAAATAATCTTAACGGTTCTAAAATAGGCTTCATACTGAAATATAGGAATATTGCATTTACAAGTTAAATTGCATTCATTTCTGTATCCTCCAGATATTTAGTAGCTGTTGCTACATGTCTGGAGGAATTAAAATGTACCAAACACTAAAAAAGGTAACAGAACGAGATTAATTTTATTCGCCACTCCCTGTTTTATTTCAAACCAAAGACCTCTGTGTTCTATCACTCCGCTGTGCTAAAACATGCCATCTGATTATGCACATAACCACTTGTTATGTCGGGACCAGCTGTTATTATGAGCATTAGGAGTCTTCGGGCACATTATTCATTCCATCAGATAAACAGATGTTACTATTGGACTCGTCTTTGACCTCAAAGAAAGCACTACGCTTCAGCACCTGCCATCACTGGAGGAAACAGCAGAACTCTCTGGAAGTCTCTGTTAGCATCTATAAAGAAGTCAAATCAAGGAAAACTGATTTCTCTGGATCCTTTGAGATTAAAAGAGTTCATTGTgccgtatatatatatttctactgGTCAGAAACAGTTCAGATActtgtttaatcatttaaaatatgacatGACATCAGTAGGAAAGCACAGCACTGAATGTTTGCTACTTTTGCTATTGTCCAGATTGTTCTGAAAGAATGTCACATCCTCTCTACATGTTTATCAGATTATccacaacacactcacacacacacactttctccccTCCACTGTATTCCCTCCATTCATCGCGTTCATTCACACacaactgacaaaaataaaaagtgtttcatATCAGGCTTTTCTCGTCACATCCTAACAATGCTGCTATGGTATTGTTTCGGACACTGTCAACACATTACAAAacattatgcatgtgtgtgttggtgtgtttaCCTTTGTTGAGGGGCTCAGAACTTCCTCTGTTCCCTCGGAGTCTTTATCCTAAAGGGCAAATGCCAAGGAGAACAAAACAATGAGAACACGcgcacacacttaaacacacgcTAATGTCTGCgaacacaacagacacagaaaaaTGTGAGGGATATTTTTAGCATGCTATATAAACAAGGTCTTGCACATTTaaggagagacctgaaaatgatCGTTTTCTGTCAAGACAAAGAGTCAGAACATGACTGTGGTTAAGGAGTAAAACACTCCTCTTATAGATATCCCACTAGGTTCAAGTGTAATCCAATCTATTAGTGTTAATGTTATAATTAATTCTGTCTATTTTGGGGGATCAATCATAACTGCTCTGGCATTCAACTTCCTGTTAAGTGTCTGACCTCTTCCCCTTCCTTCCTGCCCCACCTATTGCTGCCTCTTGGAAAGTTCTTACTTCACTTTTTCATTGCCCTAAAAAGGCAGGAGACTTTTAGCCCTAGCGCAACAAACTGAAGAGCAAAGGATGCACATTAGGTGTGTAACTGATGCTTTATCTGCCTCAGAGAATTATGGGAAACAGAGCTGTCACACAAAACTTTCGCCCTCAAGAACTGATACATATATCTGCCATCTTTGCTCTTCGGACCTGTTTGAGCCAAACACCTAAAAGTATCATGTGactaagcaacacaactgttctggcaattgataataataataataataatgataataataataataataataataataattagactaaatgttttgtgagcaccaaataagcatatataaggatgatatctgaaggatcatttcacactggtgtaatgatgctaaaaatttatTCCAATATATATTAAGACATAAAACGgtcatttaaaattgaaataatattcttctttattttgcacaaataaatgcatcctgggtgacttatttaaaaaaacatgatttgattTCACACaacacttgttttattttatatatatatatatatatatatatatatatatatatatatatatatatatatatatatatatatatatatatatatatatatatatatatacacacacacacacacacacacacacacacacacacacacacacaaaatgtaatatcTTTACCCTTGACTATGGCCAACACTTCCACCAACACAATAAGACAACGTTTCAGGCAAATCCAGGGCAAACACTATTATTCTGACATGACTCAAAGGCAGAATTTGATTcatatgaagagagagagaaagatcaacCTCTGTTCTGCAATGTCCATGTCATTCCTCCCTCTGCCTCCACCTTTTCTACTCCCTCTCACTCCTTGTATCACTGCCACACACCTCCACCCCGTCTTACCGAAGCGCTTGGCCTGATTACAGTGAAGTGCTCATTTCTACATGAAAGATTGAAGCTAAGATGCAAAGAGGAATGTTTCGGATATTTTAAGTCCTTTACCCTCTGGACTCTGCTATTTCTTATGATTGTGGCATATTGGGGACAGCTCAGACCTGACTTcactgaaaaaagagaaaaaaaaaagcgtaTGATTGAAGAACACAGGGTCATAGGAGTCAATTTATTCTGCCTTCAATTTATTTATGAAGGACCTAACCACAGTATCAACAAAACCGTACCTCTGAATACTGATGTTTACCTACTGGCAACCTGACAtggtttaaaataaaaccaatgctcATAAAATAGCTCGATATAAACTGCTGGAACAGAGAGGACATTCATCTCCATGAAAACTTGTTTATCAGAGGAAAATCTAAACTTTCTATAAAATTTGAGGTCCTGACGGGACCTGAATAGAACTGGAGCTAACTGTAAGCGAAGGTTCGCTTGGCCTCATCCGTCGGGCTTCCTGCTCTACATACCAAGTTCTGGGTGAACAAACTGTCTAGCAGCTGAAGGAAGCGGATCTCACTGAAATATCCCTTTGTAGACTGAACAACACAATACCATTCCTTTCCTTCTCCAACATACAGTCCACAAGCCTAGTAGTATCACTACTGTAATGAGCCATGAGCTTCACTAACataattcgcccattggcctctgaccaccatggcctcctaacaatgcccatatctgctgattggcttcatcactcagTCTCCTCttcaccagtaagctggtgtgtggtgggcgttctgccGTCACATcttccaggtggatgctgcacactggaggtgaatgaggagataccccctcaaaatgtaaagcgctttgagtgcctagaaaagcattATATTAAtgcaatgaattattattatttatttttattattaaaatgaccaTGGTGTACTACCATGGTTTTGGGCGGGGTACAATGGAaataatatctatttttttatttaccacaataatagtgtttttttttttgtattgtgagAGTACTATGGTATTCTTTATGCCTTGCACGACAGTACCACAGTCCAGTATCAAATGCTAAtactattttacttttatatacatTAGGATTCTGAAATTCAGGATTTAACATGGTATTTACTTGACGGTATTTGAAccataccatggtattaccatggtcttagtctcagcctcagatgtcacgACCACATGCATTTAATGCATACGGCTCACAAAATGGGAAACACTTTGGGAGTTTCGAAGTTGTCATCGCAACACGCTCTTTTTCGTGCCGGTctctttaaatacaaaaaggcGGGCCTTGGCCATTCATAGCGGCCAAGGTTTCCAGACCTTCTGCCTTCAGTCTGAAGGTCCCGCTACGCAAACTACCATGgtcttaaaaatgttttctgtacTTTTTTGTAATTGTATAAATAGCAATTCAGTAGTAGCTGCAAAGTAGCAACCCAACTTTGGgttgagtatatatatatcaaagtacaTGATATATGACAACATGGTACAGTGATGGTATCaaatggtaataccatggtactctGGCACATCAATTAATTTAACAAGCAGCATGTAACAGCTTTGATTGCTGAATATACTATTTATAAATCAGGATTTGAGATCAAAACCCAGCAGACAGTTTGGTCTAGCAGCTAGACTAGTTGTCATAATGTCTTTCATAATCAGACGAGGATATCAGAGATTTTGACTAGACTCTTTCCCATCTCTGAGACCAAAAATCTGTTTGTGGAACAGATTCTCTTGGGAAGAACATAACCGTGGTTTAGTCAAGGCCGTCTAATATCACACTAGCCACAGAATGCAGTGGGAAGCTTGAACTTTTTTAGTGCAagcttatgaaatatatatatataaaaaagtgtgaGGGGGAGAGAAAGCAAGCTTATCTGCAACCGTCTCCTGCTGTTACACTGTAGGACCTTATCTGACTCCTGCAGTCTAACAGCTGACAGAACATTAGATCTGAAAAGAAGGAAGGCAGCAAATGCCATGAATCTGTATTTAAACTCAGCCACAGCAGAGTAACATTTAATTAAGATACATTTGatcataaccacacacacacacacaaacgacaTGATCATTCATATCTCAGCACTGGCTCAGAAAAACATGCAGGGAATCATGAACAAAACTTAAATGTGAGAATCTTCTCATATTCTTGTAGACTCTTATTCTGCtggaatattacattatattcattTTGTTCTGCTGTAGTATATAACATATTATCATGGCCCTATTCCCACATTCCATACTCATATTGGTCAACAGATACAGGTTTATTATTAAAGCCCGATGACATAAGCAAAAACAAAGGAACATTCAGTTATTATGTAAATTCCAAATAAATCATTTCCATGAGCCCAAATTCTAAGAAATACAAGCCAGCTGATTTACAAAACCAAAATATGGCCTTTTTATCCAGTCACAGAAATTTGattaatgcaaattatatttaaataacagaaaaaagcATGTAAACAGTTATTTTCACTCTCTTAgtacttttaatattatattcCACTCTCattctttcataataataaaaactgtctgAATCCTTTATTTGCATATTCGGAATATTCAGAATGTTCCCTTGATCACGTTCCATATGCTTCATACTGAAATACCCTCCTGAAATTTAAAATGTCAAACGAGAGCGATTTCAAAAGTAAGGTGACACATTAATAAGCGGGTTAAATTATAGAAGATGATATTTATCATTTCGCTGCTGTTTGTATAATCTTACTTCACGACTCGCTCGGGGGAGCATCCGCTTTGTAAACAATACAGTCACTGTACAGACAGAAATGTGACCCAGCCAAACTCGATCACATCTGATCTCTCAGGTTTGAAGGCCACGGGCAACATCACACCTCACCTGACTCGCGTGCTCGTGATGCCACGACGCCTCGTCCTCCTCCGACGCTTCATCCACCAGAACTTTGTTCTTGCTCTTCTTGAACATGATTATGCGCGCTCGGGGTTCAGCTGTATCTCAGAAGCACGGGATTGTCCCAGTCCATGGGACGCGAGTGAAGACTCTTGATGAGGAGATCGCGAGGAGGCAGCGGTTAAATCAGAACAATAACTCGTCTGTGATCACGATACCCCACACGCACACTTTCCTCCGGCACACTATCTTTCTTTGATGAACGTCGGAGCACACGGTTGGCTGGAGCACCTGGACCGCCGCTCCTCCCATCGTGGATCAGATTGCCGCTGAACAGCTAGTTGTCCTGGCAACATGGGCGTGGCGTTCGCCCCTCGTGCCCTCCCACACCGACAGGAGGTCTTATCACGTCATCAGACGAGGTTCAGTCAGGGTAGacgtttttaattaattaacccCTTGACCTCCTTGGCTTagttgta contains:
- the LOC113065733 gene encoding testis development-related protein-like, giving the protein MFKKSKNKVLVDEASEEDEASWHHEHASQDKDSEGTEEVLSPSTKDSKSKKVKSKREKGDKKLFPSQDDEHFLLTGVTVSHRRGSAKKNWEDDKSKAHSEKDKAHCLWDSITMTMKQITPTRKIDKIEGWEPPQLNDGVEEGINEPEKKSDSSPLSSPLSLSLPHSLGLPSWVGLGSEEDSSRYASLTESQTGGPAQWAARARDKLAAVRRRSPASLSENNWEGLK